GGTATTGGGCGCTTGGAATATGATGCCATCGCGAACAGCGATTATTACGTGGCCATTGTGGTGTTTCTGATTTTGGCGTTTTTAGTCATGCTCGGCAATCTGCTTGCGGACTGGCTCTATATTGCGGTCGATCCGCGGATGAGGAAATCATGACCGAATCCTTTGGACAGCTGGTATGGCGGCGGTTTAAAAAGCACCGCTTGGCTTTGGGCTCTGCGTTTATATTGGCGATTTTGGTGCTGCTCGCACTGGCGGCGGGGCTGATTCAGTCTTTTTTAGGTGTTTCTCATGACATGGCTTCGTTGGAGTTGGTCAATAGACCGGCTGGTTGGCCGTATTTACTAGGCACCAACGAGCTAGGTCAGGATGTATTTACGCGGCTGTTATTCGGTGGACGTATTTCGTTGGCTGTTGGCATTATTGCGGCCATCACTTCGGCCATTATTGGTTCTATTATTGGACTGCTGGCAGGTTATTTTGGTGGTTGGCTCGATACTTGCTTGATGCGTTTTACCGATGCGATGCTGTCGATACCGGTGTTGCCTTTAATGATCGTCTTTTCGGCCATCGATTTGGAAATCATGTTTGGGCCTTCGAGCTTAACCAGCGGTAATTTTTCTTCGGTGGTTAAACTGATTATTATTATCGTATTCTTCGGCTGGATGACGGTGGCCAGGCTTGCCAGGGCGGCAGCGTTGCAGCTAAAAAACCTAGAGTTCGTAACGGCGGCTCGTTCTCTTGGGGCTGGCAACTTGCGTATATTGCTGGTTCATATTTTTCCCAATGCCCTCGCGCCGATTATTGTTGCTGCGACTTTAGAAGTGGGTGAGAATATTTTGTATGAAGCGGCTTTGAGCTTTTTGGGGCTTGGGGTCCAACCGCCCGTGTCTTCTTGGGGCAATATGCTTAACAATGCGGTGGACTACATCAAGACCGATCCTAGTCTGGCGTTTTGGCCTGGGTTTTTTATCTTATTGACCGTGTCTTGCTTTAACTTCTTTGGAGACGGCTTAAGGGACGCCCTTGATCCGCACCAAGTAATGAAGCATTAATAGAAAGATTATGATTCACCAAATTACGGTTTCAGACCTGAAGGCCAAAATGGCCAGTGGGCGCCCGTTTCATTTTATTGATGTGAGAACGCGAGAAGAATGGGACGAGGCCAAAATTCCTGGCGCAATACTTATGCTCGATATGCCTGCCGTGGATATCGAAAACCTCGATAAAGACGCGGACATCGTCTTTCAATGCCGCTCCGGTGGACGCAGCCAGCAGATGGCGGAGCGATTTGCAACGCGCGGCTTTACCAATTTATCGAACTTATCAGGCGGAATTTTAGCATGGCAAAAACACTCCTAAGATGGATGAAGCGCTACGGGCCTTCTGAAATATTTGGTACTTTGGGCGTGTATGCCGGCTATTATCTGGTCGAGCATTTTTCTCATATCGGCTGGATTGAAGCTTATGGCGGTGCCATGGGTGAAAATGTCGGCTTTTATGGCGTGATTCTTTATCAAAGGCTGAAGGCGCGGGAGAATCTATGGCATATTCTGGCCGAATTTGGCCCTGCTGAATTGCTCGACAGCTTGATTTTACGGCCTGCAACTTTATACGTCGGCGTACAACTTTTAGGACCCGGCCTTGGGCTATTGGTTGGTAAGCTAGCCGGGGATTTGGTGTTTTACATCCCGGTGATTTTGACTCACGAGTTCATGAGAAAGCGCGCTAAAAAGCGTGAATAATCCGCGTTAGATACTTGTCTAATATGGGTGTGGCTATTAACGGTTTTCTTTACTTTCCAACTGGTCGATTTAAACCAGGCATCCATTGAACAATTGAGAACCATGGACGGCGTCGGCCTCAAAATGGCCGAACGCATTGTCGATCACCGCAATGAAAAAGGTGGCTTTGCGAGCCTGGAAGACTTGCTGCTGATTCAAGGCATGAAGCCCAAGCTGTTCGAGAAAGTCAAAAGATTCGCGACCATTGGCAGAGCGCCCAAAAGCAGCCCAAAATCAAAGCTCCCTGCCGTTATCTCAGACGAAGAAGTAGACGCTTTGCTGACTGGTTATGGCAAGGAGCCTTCCGTGCAGACAGTGCAGGAGCAGGCGCTCAAATATGCGAACGCTCACCCAGAACAAATTAGGAAATGGATATCTCGGGCCCGCAAAGCTCATTGGCTTCCCAAGTTTACTTCAGGCGTTGACCCAAGAACCAGTCATCTGGAATCAACCGGGGAAAAAACAGGCGGAACAGAAACGCAAGGCATGAGACATGGCAACGATCTCAGATTCCATTTCAAAGCTGAATGGCATTTCAACAATCTGATTTTTAATCAAGATGAAGTTGGACTGGGTCGTGAATTTCTGCGCCAATCACTCATGCGTGAGCGAATCATTGGCCGCATTAACGAGGCTTATTTCGAGCGTCGGCGGCTGCAAATCTCCAAGCAGATACAAGATGCGCCTAATAGCCAAACGAAAATCGAAAATGCGCTCAAAGTTCAAGAATTAACGGCTGAGTTAGATGGTCTAACGGGCGGCTGGTTTAGTCAAAACCTTGGTTTGTGACCGGAGTCTGACATGAAAGTGCTGATGTGCTCAATTTTGATATCTCAAATGGCTTTTGCCAGCGTAGAGGCTCGGGAGACCGTGGAGACGCTAGCGTTGGGGATTGGAGTTACATCGTTTTTAGCCATGTTGGCGATGATTCCCATTGCGGTAAATATGAGCGATCTGGAAGAACACGCTGTGAATCACCCGGTAGAACAGGCTGCATTTCGAGCGAAATATGATGTCAGCATGATATCTATTTTTAGCTGGGTTGCCGGGTTTGGTGCAGGGCTTTTGTCCATGGCAGTAGGGATTCCTCCGGCTGGCGTATTGTGTTTAGGCCTTGGCTCGCTCGTCTCTCATATCAGCGGGATCTATGTAGACGCGCTGATTTTCGATTCCTGGCGAGATATAGAGCGTGAAATCGAACGGGGCTCAACCGCATCTCGAGACAAAGCCGTTGTATTTGGAAACAGCATTGCTAACATAGCGCTGCACAGTTTACCCTATCTGGCTATATTAGGTGCTGGTGCACACGCATTGGTTTCTAAAAGCCTGGCCTCCCTTTCCCTAAGACGGCAGGCGTACTAGGTTTTTGGCTTATGAAAGAACCTGTGTATATCATTGACGGCTCTGGGTATGTTTTTAGAGCTTACTATGCCATCCGATCTTTGAGTACCAGCAAGGGCGTGCCGACGAATGCCGTTTATGGTTTTTGCACCATGTTGCAAAAGCTCATTAAAGATCATCAGCCTAAGTATTTAGCGATCGCCTTCGATACCGGTCGCAAGACTTTTCGAAGCGACATGTACCCTGAATACAAGGCGCATAGGCCGCCACCACCGCCTGATTTACCGCCTCAATTTGATCTGATTAAGCGGCTCGTGGACTGCTTTGAAATCGCTCAGTTTGCTGAAATTGGCTTTGAAGCGGATGACGTGATTGGAACACTCACCCGCCTCGCGCGTGAAGCTGGTCATCCTGTGGTAATCGTCACGGGCGATAAAGACATGATGCAGCTGGTATCTCCAGAAGTATCCCTTCTAGATGAGCTCAGGGCTGCAAAAACAGGCACAGAACTCATGGTCACGCCTGCTGAAGTCAAAGCCAAATTCGGCGTTATGCCCGATAAGGTCATCGATGTATTGGCCCTCATGGGAGATGCGTCCGATAACGTGCCCGGCGTGAAAGGCATCGGCGAAAAAACCGCCATTGAACTTATCCAAGAATACGGCTCACTCGAATCGGTGCTCAATTGCGCCCCGATGATGAAACAAAAATCAAGGCGCGAGAAAATCCTTCAAGACAGCGATTTAGCGAGGCTGAGTAAACAGCTTGTGAGCATTGACTGCCATGTGGATATCGAATTCGATTTGGCCAATTTGGAAAACAATGGCCCTAATCTACTCAAACTCAAAGCATTCTACGAAGAACTGGAGTTTAGCCGCTTATTAACCGATTTGAATAAGCCAGTAGCGATAGCTGCCCAAGTTTTAGATCCAGTCGGCTTAAACGGTGTTGCCCATGACGCCAAGCGATATCTTAAACCTGGCGAAATCACTGGCGATCCGATGCTCGCCAGCTATATGCTAAACCCCGATGCCAAGCACGATTTAAGCGCTTTAGCTGAGCAGTACGGCATTGACAACGTAAACGAGCTTACCCAGCTCCTAGAAGACAAAGTTCGCGAACAAGGCTTTTGGGAGCTGTACAAGAATCTCGAAATCCCCGTCGAAAATATCCTAGCCGGCATGGAGCAAACGGGCGTTTTAATCGACACCAATTTGCTTGCGCAAATGAGCGAAGAATTTGGAACGCGGCTCAAAGAGTTAGAGGGTCAAGCCTATGATATGGCTGGTGTAGAATTTAATCTGGCGAGTCCAAAGCAAGTCGGTGAGGTTTTGTTTGGCCGTCTCGGCCTAGTGAGCGCCAAAAACTCCAAAACTAGCCAGTCAACCGGCGCTGATATTTTGGAAGATTTAGCCAAAGTACATCCACTGCCTAAATTGCTCCTAGAACACCGCATGTTGTCCAAGTTGAAGGGTACTTATGTGGATGCCCTCCCCAAGCTGGTAAAGCCAGCCACGGGCCGGGTGCACACCAGCTTTAACCAAGCGGTGGCAGCGACTGGCCGTCTATCTTCCAGCGATCCGAACTTGCAAAACATCCCGATCAAAACCGAAGCGGGAAGGCGCATTCGTCAGGCTTTTATCGCAGATCCGGGCTGTGTTTTAATAGCACTTGATTATTCGCAAATTGAGCTGCGGATTTTAGCGCACGTTACCAATGATCCGCTCATGCGCGATTCTTTCGTTCACGAGCAAGATGTTCACCAAAGGACAGCCAGCGAGATTTTTGGAGTCCCATTTGAAAGCGTGAGTGCAGCGCAAAGGCGCGTGGCCAAAACCATCAACTTTGGCCTTCTATATGGTATGGGCGTCTACAAGCTTAGCGAAACCCTCGGTATCTCCAGAAGCGAAGCGAATGTCTATCTGTCCCGCTATCATGAAAGATACGCCGGCATTTTCAAATGGCGCGATGATTTGATGAACAGCGCGCGCGAGTTGGGTGAAGTTCGAACGCTGCTAGGACGCAGGCGCTTTTTGCACGATATTAAATCCCATAATCGAATGCTGGTAGCACGCGCTGAACGCATTGCGACCAACACGCCCATCCAAGGCACAGCCGCCGACATGGTAAAGAAAGCCATGATCGATGTCGATGCCTTTTTAAAAGTGAATTACCCAGCGGTAAAAATCTTACTTCAAGTGCACGACGAACTGGTTTTAGAAGCCCCCGAAGGGATCGCCGAAGCGGTAGCGCTTAAAGTTCAGCAAGTGATGGAGAATGCTTACGCGCTGAATGTACCGGTCAAGGTTCAGTTCGGGATCGGAAAAAATTGGGCATTGGCGCACTGACGATTTGAATACTGGAAAAGGCCTGTGGTACTAAATTGATGATCGTCACTTTAAAGGCGATTTAAGGAGATACCATGCGTCAATTATCAGTAATCGGCTTAATGCTAACTTTTGCTCTTTCAAGCTTTGCTTTCGAAGGTGAAAAACATGAGTCCGAAAGAACTCAAGTCAAAATCAAAAGAGATCGTCGCGGTAATGAAGTTCGCCGTGAAGAAAGCAAAGAATTCCACAAAGAAGGACGTCCAGCTCCAAGAGACGTCAGAGAAGATGCACGTATGAACGACGATGCTCGTTTGAACGATGCACCACGTACAGACATGAACCGATAGTCTCGGTTTTATTTTTCCCTCTTTTCGCAAGAGGGAAAAATTGGTTGAATTATTGAAATCCGATGTGCTAGTACCTCGAGTGTCGTCGTTAATGGCGATTCTAGGAGATATCACATGCGTCAATTATCAATCGTTGGTTTGCTTTTAACTTTTGCTCTTTCAAGCTTTGCAAACGAAGCTGCTAAGCCAACTGCAGACATGCCTAAAGTAGAAGAAATGCAAAAACCAGCTGCAGGTCATCCCAAGAAAAAGAACTCAAAGAAAGAAGAAGCAGCTCCAGGTGCTCAAGCTCCAAGAGCAGAAGCAGCTAAGCCAGAACTCAAAATGCCAGCTAGCAACTAGTCTTACGGCTAAAACTTCATGGCGATGGCATCCGTCGCCATGATTGGGCTACCGGTCGATCTCTGTGCCAACCAGCCCCAAACTCAGCAGAATTAAAGTTAAATCGTCTAGGTCAGCATTTTTCAAAAAAACCGGCAATGCGGATGCATGTGCAAACGCTGGTGTCTTGATTCTCACCCTGCCGGGCAAATTTGAAAAGATGAGATCACCTTCCGGAGCGCAATCAACGGGTGGATCTCTGGTTTCTTCAAGTTTCACCACCAGCCTGGACCAAATATCTCCAGTGTATGGGGCGTAGCATGCTTTGAGGCTTGGACCGGTCAAACCGTAGGATAGCGCTTCGGCCAAACTGATCGCCCCGATGCCTGAGAGCTTTGTTTTGAGGCGTTTGGACCTCAAAAAGCTGGTTCTAAAATGCTCAAGATTGGTGTTTAGGAGCACTAACAGATAGTCCTCTCTGAGAAATTTCAATATCTGCCTAATGAAGTGAAGATGGTAAGCGATTTTTTCGGCTTTTAAGGTATCGGCTTCGACCGGATCGAGCCCTGCGGAAATTCTAAAAAAATGCTCGATAATATTGGGGCAGATGGGGTTAATACGCCTAACGATCTCAATGCTTTCGGTGGCGCTTGAGTCTTCTAGCAGCTTCTCGATGCCTTGGTGCAGCCAGCCAATTTCTACGTGGGTTTTAAGAATCTTTCTCTCGCTAAGAGTGAAGCGAAAAAAAATGGGGAAGGGTAGGCTTTCGTTAATCGGCCCCAGAGGGTAATCGATTTGCCCAGGCAAAAGGCCTCTAAAATGCGATTTGGCTAAGTCTTCTTCGGTCGGCGATAGAATAAACTCTTCATGCATAAATAGGAATCAGTGGTTGAGCTTTATCGATGGGGTAATGTTTTCTTAAGGGATGCCCAGCAAACTCTGGGTATAAAAGAAGCCTTTTCAACCGCGGATGGCTTTCAAAATGCACGCCAAACATGTCGTAGCATTCTCTTTCCAGCCAGTCAGCGCTGGTGTAAATTCTAGCCAAACTTGGTGCATATAGGGGCTCTCCCGGTTTAACGATCAGCCGTAGCGTATGTCCCAGCTGGCTACTTTTGAAAAAGTAGAAAAGCTGGATGCCATTTTCATCTTCATAGGCGAATAAATCGAGCAACTGATCCAGTTGTCCTTCAAGATCATCGCGCAGCATCACAGCCATAGCCGGCAAATGTGCGGGCGTTTCCATGCCGTAGAACGAGCCCTCCATGGCTGTAATTTTAAACCGGTCGGTGAACCGCTTTTGGGTCAAAAGTTGCATATCCTGCCGTCTTGTGAGGAATATTAATGTTTTTGGGTAGCTGATCTTTCACCCACAAAAAAGGCGCGAGCTTATGAGAAACGAGATAGACTTCTTTGCTTTTTTTCATAAAACTCCACGGCGATAGGCCCACCAAACAGTAGGCACTGCAATGATGAAAAAGGGGAAGACTAAAAAGCTGAACCCAAGGGCCAGGCTTAAAAAAGCAAGTAGACAAATCCGTTCAAAATGCTTTATCGAATATCTGGGGTCGCCAGATTGTTTTGAATAAGCTGCCAGTTGATGAAGAGTAGATGAGGCCATGGTCTTTAGAATTGAATAACATAAATCTTTCCCGTAATGTATTGTTAGGACTTGAACACTGATGTTTAAAGGGAATTTGTCTGTTTCAAAGCAGATTAGCTATAGGATTGTCTTTTTTGGGCTGGCGATTTCTGCTTTTGCCTTCTCATTTCTAATTCCCATTCAAGTACGCATCGATCGAAAGCACGCCATTGAACATGCGTACCTTTTAGCAGATGCCATCTCGTCCGTTTATCATGCGGTGGATCGCAGAGAAGAAGTCGAAGCCGCTAGTCAGACATTGCTTGGCATCGCTGGCTCGGCTGAAGTTGCCTTTGTCCGGATCGTAGGTTCTAAAAATAAGATTCTTTACAGCACTGATCCAGACAAGATGACGCGCAGCGAGTCTTACGAACAGGGCGAAAAGCAAGTTGGTAATTTGTTATATGTGACCCGCAAGGTCAGTCTGCCAGACTCACCCATCCGCGCGGTTGAAGTGGTCATGGACCTACGCACGCTGCAAAACGAAGCGAAGTTTTTTTTAGCGAAGATGGCCTTCGCTTTTTTAGTGGTGATTTTCGTTTTGGCTCTGCTCATTGGGTGGATGACTCACGGCATCGTTGGCATCAGATTAGAGCGTTTAATTAAAGCCATGGGAAATGCACAAAAAGGCTCGTTTTTGGTTCGCGCACAAGTTGATTATCTGGATGAAGTCGGTGTTTTAGCCAAAGCTTTTAATAGCTTGTTAGCCGCGCTTACCCGAATGCAGGTTAAAGAAATTGAATTTGAGCAAGATCTCGAACAGGCTCACAAGCAGCTGTCGGTGAAGGACCAGCTGGAGCTTGCTAATATTAGTCTGAACAGGCGCATACAGGCCCAGAATCTTTTGATGGAAGCAGCGCACGTGTTGGGCGGGGTGTTGAGCAAAAAGGTGCTGGTAACTCGTTTGGTCGCTTTGTTAAGGGATAAGCTGGGCTGGCCGGATTTCGGTGTGTTTCTGGTCTCACCAGACTCTAGGTTGGTTATGCAAGTGGCGTCAGGTTTCTTGGAAACTCCTTTTTTTGAAAATCTCAACTTTGCTTTTGGCGAAGGGGTTACCGGTACCGCCGCAAGCACTGCTAGGTCAATATTGGTATCGGACATTAATTTGGATGAGCGCGTGAGATTTAGGGACCATCCGGACATGCCGAGGGGATCTGCCTTGTCAGTTCCGATGATGTATCAAGACAGAGTCATCGGCGTGATGACCTTCTTTCATTATAAAACCAATGCTTTTGATCAGCAAGATATTAGCATGTTGGATACATTGGGCGCGCTGGTATCGATTGCGCTTAAAAATGCCGAACTCTACGAGGAAACACTAGAGCTTGCTACGACCGATCCGTTAACGGGCGTCATGAACCGCCGTGCTATGGAGCGGATGCTCGAGAACGAAATCATTCGGGCGCAGCGCTTTTCTTCACCACTTGCCATTTTGTTGATCGATGTGGATCATTTTAAGCTCTATAACGATCGCATGGGCCATTTGCTCGGGGATATTGCCCTGAAAGAGATAGCCAGTTGTTTGCTAAACTCTGTTCGGAAAGTGGATGGTGTCGCTAGGTTCGGTGGCGAGGAATTCTGCGTGGTTCTACCGCAAACTAGTGAAGAGGCGGCGATAGAAGTTGCTCAGAAACTGGTTGAAGCGGTCCGGCAACTGGATGTGAAAGGCGCGAGTGAACAACCCCTAGGATACCTGTCAGTCTCCATAGGTATTTCTTGGTTTCCTAATATTTCAGAAAAGGACTTAGTAGATACAGCCGACAGAGCGTTATATGCTGCCAAGCACCAAGGCCGCGACCGGGCGCTGCTATTCCAGGTGATAACCTTGTAAAATTTCGTTAAAGCTAAGGAAACATACGACAGATTCAAGCAAGCAGAAGCCAGGGAGTAAGAGTTGCAGAAGCGTAGAGATGATCTGACAAGTGAAGTAAGAGCTGCAATTCTTAAGTTTTCTGAAGCAGCTTTTGATTCGAATGCGCTGACGCAGTCGCTAAATCAATATCGAGTTCTATAGAGAATATCAAAACTTTAGGACGAGCGCTTCTGGTTAAGCGAGATCAAATTAAAACGCAGTTA
This sequence is a window from Myxococcota bacterium. Protein-coding genes within it:
- a CDS encoding ABC transporter permease gives rise to the protein MTESFGQLVWRRFKKHRLALGSAFILAILVLLALAAGLIQSFLGVSHDMASLELVNRPAGWPYLLGTNELGQDVFTRLLFGGRISLAVGIIAAITSAIIGSIIGLLAGYFGGWLDTCLMRFTDAMLSIPVLPLMIVFSAIDLEIMFGPSSLTSGNFSSVVKLIIIIVFFGWMTVARLARAAALQLKNLEFVTAARSLGAGNLRILLVHIFPNALAPIIVAATLEVGENILYEAALSFLGLGVQPPVSSWGNMLNNAVDYIKTDPSLAFWPGFFILLTVSCFNFFGDGLRDALDPHQVMKH
- a CDS encoding rhodanese-like domain-containing protein; this encodes MIHQITVSDLKAKMASGRPFHFIDVRTREEWDEAKIPGAILMLDMPAVDIENLDKDADIVFQCRSGGRSQQMAERFATRGFTNLSNLSGGILAWQKHS
- a CDS encoding diguanylate cyclase translates to MFKGNLSVSKQISYRIVFFGLAISAFAFSFLIPIQVRIDRKHAIEHAYLLADAISSVYHAVDRREEVEAASQTLLGIAGSAEVAFVRIVGSKNKILYSTDPDKMTRSESYEQGEKQVGNLLYVTRKVSLPDSPIRAVEVVMDLRTLQNEAKFFLAKMAFAFLVVIFVLALLIGWMTHGIVGIRLERLIKAMGNAQKGSFLVRAQVDYLDEVGVLAKAFNSLLAALTRMQVKEIEFEQDLEQAHKQLSVKDQLELANISLNRRIQAQNLLMEAAHVLGGVLSKKVLVTRLVALLRDKLGWPDFGVFLVSPDSRLVMQVASGFLETPFFENLNFAFGEGVTGTAASTARSILVSDINLDERVRFRDHPDMPRGSALSVPMMYQDRVIGVMTFFHYKTNAFDQQDISMLDTLGALVSIALKNAELYEETLELATTDPLTGVMNRRAMERMLENEIIRAQRFSSPLAILLIDVDHFKLYNDRMGHLLGDIALKEIASCLLNSVRKVDGVARFGGEEFCVVLPQTSEEAAIEVAQKLVEAVRQLDVKGASEQPLGYLSVSIGISWFPNISEKDLVDTADRALYAAKHQGRDRALLFQVITL
- a CDS encoding NADH-quinone oxidoreductase subunit C, translated to MQLLTQKRFTDRFKITAMEGSFYGMETPAHLPAMAVMLRDDLEGQLDQLLDLFAYEDENGIQLFYFFKSSQLGHTLRLIVKPGEPLYAPSLARIYTSADWLERECYDMFGVHFESHPRLKRLLLYPEFAGHPLRKHYPIDKAQPLIPIYA
- a CDS encoding helix-hairpin-helix domain-containing protein, giving the protein MWLLTVFFTFQLVDLNQASIEQLRTMDGVGLKMAERIVDHRNEKGGFASLEDLLLIQGMKPKLFEKVKRFATIGRAPKSSPKSKLPAVISDEEVDALLTGYGKEPSVQTVQEQALKYANAHPEQIRKWISRARKAHWLPKFTSGVDPRTSHLESTGEKTGGTETQGMRHGNDLRFHFKAEWHFNNLIFNQDEVGLGREFLRQSLMRERIIGRINEAYFERRRLQISKQIQDAPNSQTKIENALKVQELTAELDGLTGGWFSQNLGL
- a CDS encoding DNA polymerase I — encoded protein: MKEPVYIIDGSGYVFRAYYAIRSLSTSKGVPTNAVYGFCTMLQKLIKDHQPKYLAIAFDTGRKTFRSDMYPEYKAHRPPPPPDLPPQFDLIKRLVDCFEIAQFAEIGFEADDVIGTLTRLAREAGHPVVIVTGDKDMMQLVSPEVSLLDELRAAKTGTELMVTPAEVKAKFGVMPDKVIDVLALMGDASDNVPGVKGIGEKTAIELIQEYGSLESVLNCAPMMKQKSRREKILQDSDLARLSKQLVSIDCHVDIEFDLANLENNGPNLLKLKAFYEELEFSRLLTDLNKPVAIAAQVLDPVGLNGVAHDAKRYLKPGEITGDPMLASYMLNPDAKHDLSALAEQYGIDNVNELTQLLEDKVREQGFWELYKNLEIPVENILAGMEQTGVLIDTNLLAQMSEEFGTRLKELEGQAYDMAGVEFNLASPKQVGEVLFGRLGLVSAKNSKTSQSTGADILEDLAKVHPLPKLLLEHRMLSKLKGTYVDALPKLVKPATGRVHTSFNQAVAATGRLSSSDPNLQNIPIKTEAGRRIRQAFIADPGCVLIALDYSQIELRILAHVTNDPLMRDSFVHEQDVHQRTASEIFGVPFESVSAAQRRVAKTINFGLLYGMGVYKLSETLGISRSEANVYLSRYHERYAGIFKWRDDLMNSARELGEVRTLLGRRRFLHDIKSHNRMLVARAERIATNTPIQGTAADMVKKAMIDVDAFLKVNYPAVKILLQVHDELVLEAPEGIAEAVALKVQQVMENAYALNVPVKVQFGIGKNWALAH